ttttttttgaggtcttgctttatttcttttgattttcccatgatgtcaagcaaagaggcactgagtttgaaggtaggctttgaaatacatccacaggtatacctccaattgactcaaactttgttaattagcctatcagaagcttcgaaagtcattacataattttctggaagtttccaagctgtttaaaggcacagtcaactttgtgtatgtaaacttctatctcactggaattgtgatacagtgaattataagtgaaataatctgtaagcaattgttggaaaaatgacttgtgtcatgcacaaagtagatgtcctaaccgacgtaaccaaaactatagtttgttaacaagaaatttgtggagtggttaaaaaacaagttttgatgAGTGtatttaagtgtatgtaaacttacgacttcaactgtatgttgggtATAGGGTGTatatttgtgttgtattgtacaGTGCACATTTGGAAATGAGACCTAAATCTCAACATGACTTCCCTGttaataaaataaagataaaacaaacacacgcacatgtaacagtttagcttccgtccctctcctcgcccctacctgggctcgaaccagacacactctgcacacatagacaacagccacgctcgaagcatcgttacccttcatgccacaaaagccgtggcccttgcagagcaaggggaacaacttcttcaaggtctcagagcgagtgacgtcaccgattgaaacgctattagcgcgcaccactgctaactagctagccatttcacatcggttacactcacctcccttttgacctcctccttttccgcagcaaccagtgatccgggtgaACAGCATCAATGTAATAGTTTCACCTTCCGTCCCtctctgggctcgaaccagggaccctctgcacacagacaacagtccccctcgaagcatcgttacccatcgccccacaaaagccgcggcccttgcagagcaaagtgaacaactacttcaaggtctcagagcgagtgacgtcaccgattgaaacgctgttagcgcgcaccaccgctaactagctagccatttcacatcggttacacacacacacatgcatgtgaagAGGAGGGACCAGAGGTCTTGTCACAGAGCTCCTATTCctgtactgtatttactgtatttctCTATGAAGAGGCAGTAGGCAGGCACATAGGGAATAGAAGCGTCTACATCATTCAGATGGTATGTAATCATAGGGGACAGACATATGGAAAGGGTATGTGCACCTACAATAGTATGTAATAAATTATGTAATGTTAGTGAGTGTGCCAGTTTCTGCGATCTATAAATAGTTCACAAATGAGAAAAGCAATGGGGTCAACACTACCTAATCTGCCCACacagtctctctttccctcctttgcTCTCTCtaccctggctctctctctctctctgacccagttAGAGATTCCCAGTTACAAGCATGTACTTTTGCAATAGATTACACCACACTCGCTGATGTTTCACCCTATGAAAGCCCTCAGATCTGGGGATAGGGGCAAGGAATTGATTTGGGCATCAGTTTCAACCATCTTTGTTTCTGTTTTACAGGTGTGTCTCCAGAGGAGGTGTGGCCTAAGTCAGCCACCAATGAGACACCTATCCTCGACTGCAGCCTGGAGACCAAGGCCACACCCTGCAACACAAATCAATCCTGGAGCCCTGTTTACCCTGATGACATCATCTCAAATAAATCCCAGCGCCCCATTCTGTCTCTAACTCCTCCTCTCTTCGTGCCTCTGTATTCTGATTGGAACTCAGCTCTGGCCACCTGGGGCTTTGCCTGGGAGGTCCACATCTACGGTCTGGGATCTGTGTTCGCTGCATTAGGTCTGATATCTGTACTCTGCCTGTTAGGCCTGCCCCTGCGCTGCCCCCCGGGAAGCCCCTACTTCACCCTGCTGCATCTGTTCCTCCTGGCCACTGGAGGCACTAGAGCATTCACTCTGCTGTATGATGCTTATAGTCACCAGGACCGCCTGTCTGCTCTGGGCTCTCTCCTACTTTCTGAGCTACCCTTACCCTGCCTCAcctctgccttctccctctccttcctcctcctctccctccgctctcgcatgcacctctccctccctttctccctctctctctccctccctctctcagctctGCCCCGGCCCTGTCTcttgttctccctctccctgttgcACTTTGGGGCCTCCCTGGGCTCCATAACTCTCTTCCATGTCTTCCCCagcctccctgtcctcctcctactCCCCCAGGGAGTGTTcatcctcctctgcctcctcctcccctgctccttcctcctcttctactGCTTTGTACAACAAGACACCAAGCATGTCCAACGGCTGAGTGATGGTGAGGGAGAGGTAACAGGTTCCCCGGTGTTGGTGGGGCGGCCGTCCCGCTGCCCATTCGCTGAGGCTGGGGAGTGGAGCAGGGCGGCAGGGGCTGGGGTGGGAGGGTCTCTGTGCCTGTTAAGCTGTGGGGGGCTCCAGCTGTATGGGATGTTACATGCAATGGGGTTTGGAGGGGTGAGTGCTGGGGCGGGGTTTCAGCCCTGGCCTTGGTGGGGCTACCAGCTGGGCTGCAGGCTCTGTGAGGTGGGGGTGTGTCTGTCCTTGTCAATCATCGGCACTCATCCCCTCCTCTTCTGTTGCTCCAACTCTTACTCCTGCCCCTGGACTAAACCCAACTGCAACCCCCGTCCGGGGTCCTGGGTGCAGCTGCCCTGTGCCTCACCCTCAGGGGGGCCTAGCCACCCCATTCCCCCCTCCCCAGCCCTCCCCCCTCACTACCCCTGGTCCCTGGGGCAGGAAGAGAAGCTGGTGGTGTGTGATGTCATCAGTAAGCGCCAGTCCGAAGCGTTCCCCCTTTATACACTAATGGACCCCCCCTCAAACGGACTGAACCTgcatcctaaccctaacacccacCCTGGCCAGACCAGAGCCTCAAGACACCCCCACCTCCCTGACCCTCCCAGCCCACCATGGATGCCTCAAGCTGGGGTTGCATCCCAGGGCTCTTCCCAGGCTAGTCTAGTTCTGGACACTGACTCCACAATGTACCTGCACCCCCCCTCTCCAATTGACCTGTCCCGGAGCATAGACCAGGCCCTGTACAGCGAAACCCTGTTCCCCCACAGTCTCTTCAGTCATCCCAGGCTACTCCACGCATCCTCCAGCCTCTCCCTGAACTCCCCTGGCTCCCACCTCAGCCAGAGTGCCTCACAACCTGGACACAGCTCAGCCGACAGCTCCCTCTACCGGACCTCTTCCTGTAGAGATGTGGACATGTCTCCTACACGGCCTCCCCAGCCAGGGTGCATCCTCCCAGGCCACGGCGATCCCATCTCTCCCCCTGAGCGCTGGTGGAGAGGTAGTAACTCCAGCTGCATGTGCCAGGAATCCCTGAGTGGGTCTTCCCAGGGTCTGTTCTCCAGCCCGGGGGCAGGAGGGGCGCATTCTCATCCCCACTCCACGAGAGGGCAGCTCCCCTCCCAGAGCAGTCTGCCCAGGATGCTCCCCAACCTCTCCCACCACAGACGCTACCGCACCCTCAGCTCCGCCTCGCAGGACAGTTGGGGGGAGGGGCGGCTGGCGGGCAGAGAGGACCTGAGTGAAAGCAGGTTGCTGGAACGGGATCTGGCCGTACAAGCGGAGTTCGTCAACGTGTGCCGACAGATCGATGCTCTTAGCGTGTGCAGTGACACTATTGACCTGTAGGTAGATACTACTGGGTTTGAACCATGAGTCATCTATGCGCCACAAGACACTGTTAGTCTGCCGAGCTAAACCAATATATTTATCTGTTATGTAAGGACATAAGGATATGATGTAAAATGCACAGAGATTATATATTGACCTCTAGAGAGATCTAAGTACTTAACTGATAAGCTAACGTTTGTGTTTGAGTGGTTAACATTGAGCTCAGTTAGCTTTTTCACTGCTACATCAGACATGTTTGGAGGCATTACTATTAGTTACAGTTTTCTgggattctacatgtagaaaatagaCATAAATTAGACTTAATTAGAAGTAAATAAAGAGATACAGTTCTGTTTGATTAGTTATAAGTGTACAGTTATAGAGTTACAATATGTGCTAAATGAAACAACTTTCTGAACCAACCAATGTAGAGTAGATTAGAACACTAATGTCAGTGTAGTGTTGACGATAGCCATAGAAATTTGCAAGATCACTTCATGCTTTAGTGGCACTTACTGAGGGAGAGTGAACATAGTGTAGCAGATGCTGTCATACTGTACATTATAgctgtttttttaattaaaacatttgttCTTATAAAGCATTTATAACTGGTGCCCTACCACAAGCGTATCTGTTTAAGTCACAACAGCAATATCAACCAGGAGTTGTGTTAGAGTGTCCAAGTGCCAAATGTAGCTATGGAACCAACACCAAATCAATCTGAGAGATCTAACGTTTTTCAGACAGGAACTAATCTAACTGAAAACCAGCTCATCCTCTGATATTCACACTGACTTCAAACCTTTTTTCTACAAAGAGTATATGtgtcatactgtacatacatcatTAAAGGCtgtgtaaaatgttttatttgtaaatACAATGTACATGGAAAACATTTATACTGTATGGCATGTATCATAGACAAGGTATGATAAACAAAACAGTAAGTTTATGATGTTTGAAAACATAAGTCATTAATTGTAGTGTATGAACATAGAACAGATACACTATAGATAATACTGTAGACCTTTAGGGATTCTTCAACTCTATACATTGTCATGAGCTACAGGCCATATCACATGGAGTTGTTTCAGTTGAacttacagtacctgtcaaaagtttggacacacctactcattcaagagtttttctttattttgacgacatcaaaactatgaattaacacatatggaatcatgtattaaccaaaaatgtattaaacaaattaaaatatattttagattcttcaaagtagccaccctttatcttgatgacagctttgcacactcttggcattatcccAACAGGTTTCACCTGGAATATTCTTTACAACAGtcgtgaaggagttcccacatatgctgagcacttgttagctgcttttccttcactctgccgtccaactcatcccaaaccaactcACTCtgattgaggttgggtgattttggaggccaggtcatctaatgcagtactccatcactctccgtcttggtcaaatagcccttacccagcctggaggtgtgttgggtcattgtcctgttgggaaaacaaatgatagttcactaagtgcaaaccagatgggatggcgtatcgctgcagaatgctgtggtacccatgctggttaagtgtgccttgaattataaataaatcacagacagtgtcaccagtaaagcgcccccagaccatcacatctcctcctccatgctttgtggtgagaaccacacatgcggagatcatccattcacctactctgtgtctaaCAAAGacaggcggttggaaccaaaaatctcaaatttggactcaacagaccaaaggacagatttccactggtcaaatgtccattgctcgtgtttcttcgcccaaacaagtctcttcttcttattggtgtcctttagtagtggtttctttgcagcaatttgaccatgaaggcctgattcacacagtctcctcttaacagttgatgttgagatgtgtctgttacttgacctctgtgaagcatttatttgggctgaatttctgaggatggtacctaatgaacttatcctccgcagcagaggtaactctgggtcttcctttcctgtggcggtcctcatgagagacagtttcgtcatagcgcttgatgatttttgcgactgcacttgaagaaactttcaaagttcttgaaatttaccagattgactgaccttcatgtcttaaagtaatgatggactgtcgtttctctttgataatttgagctgttcttgccatcatatggacttggtcttttaccaaatagggctatcttctgtataccacccctagcttgtcataacacaactgattggctcaaacacattaagaaggaaagacattccacaaatgtacttttaacaaggaacacctgttaattgaaatgcattccaggttactaccccatgaagcttgttgagtgaatgccaagagtgtgcaaagctgtcatcgggGAAAAGGGTGgctaacacatttttggttatttcatagttatttcatagttttgatgtcttcactattattctacaatgaaagaaaaacccttgattgagtaggtgtgtacaaactttttactggtactgtaggtgttgaACATTCAACATAGTTTGGAGTTTTTTTCAGTAGTCAGCAGCAATAgttaaaaatagaaatagtaatgAATTCAATGTCTGTTCATCTAGCTACCACAGATGTAAATCTGTAGTGTAAGCCTTGAGTGTGGTTTATGTTGCTATTAAACAGCTTAGGCTTGGAATAAGAAGTACAAATGGAGTGAGGAGAAAGGGGTGAAATAAGGAGAAAGTGaaaaagggagaaagggagaaaaggaTCGAGCGAGGGAGCAAGCATAACAAAGACCAAATTGTCCTCTGTTGGTGTGGAAAAAAGACGCTGTCACAATGTTAGTGATGACGTTATGGGCAGCAACTGATGTAATGATGTCATGCAATGTCAATCAGCTCATTGATCATGATAGGCATACACAACATACATACACCAAATAAGGAGATCAGTAGATTTGTCAACTTCTTTATTCTGGTTTATGCAACAGCATGGTACAGCTTGAGTGAATTAAAAGCCAGAGATTGAGATCACCAGGATAgaacaaaataaataacactAATAAAACATCTGATCAGCTTTTGTGTAACTTTCCACACCCAAGTTTCACTTCACACAAAAGTTAACACAACAGACAGAGTGGTTCTGTCGTTGCTGGTGGTTGACTAACAACTGATAGTGGTCTACTGTTATAAACTAGCCACAGGTCTTCTACAGGAAGAAGATTTATGGAATGGAAGATGGATAAACAACATTTCTTCACTCACTGCCACCaggtacagatgtagaatcttcatttgagccagtttgctacagcaggaaaataatcctgcatcaaCAGAAATGTTGAATTATTAAGTGGATCACTGGAGGTTggtgtggtaatggctggagcggaataggtgtggaatggtatcaaatacatcaaacatggtttccatgtgtttgatgccattcctcccctcagcaacctccactgatgtggattataattcaaattgacatttttgaaggggttgatacattttttgttggggcaaatcaagtctgacattttaaactggaaattacaaactttagaagcctttttaaaactcaaatacactacaagcttgcatttcctgctgtgtaagaacattctcagcaacaaaagagtgatcaaattaagatcctacatctgtagtagcAGTACATTCAGCCTGGTTAACAAGATAATTATAGAAAGACATACAGGGATGGTTTCCAGGACACACACTCTACATTGAGCATGCTTAAGTCCATGGCTAGGCTTAGTCTGTGTTCAGGAAACCAGCCCTAGTTATATTACACGgtatacagtattatattgtGGCCTACATATATATTCCTTTTCTCAAATCCACTCAagtactacagtatatatttacaaataCATCATATTATTAACAGTCTACTGATAAACTAAAGACTAGGCTAAAGTCACTGTACAATTATGCTGTCATCAGATAAC
This portion of the Salvelinus sp. IW2-2015 linkage group LG4q.1:29, ASM291031v2, whole genome shotgun sequence genome encodes:
- the LOC111961005 gene encoding proline-rich transmembrane protein 4-like: MAVVMCISLLLFLLLLFLSLTPLLHLHAFPLATEAPPHPHTDTQTDVQVSHSPLGASWALVGLNAGARMADSLGWFPGLRGSILEPEETEKQDYTDEFQGTIGEYHDLLESPEQSPKTVPRQTGPETFRFTEADSVTAWMEIKPPIGTLFRNGLPDWIQDGDPENKLKESNTREKAGSPLITSQDGQTPLIYLSLPQNGDSIGRPTPILLFRSDYTETPGFNPLTRPTLPTPVTAQLGSTTDPNQDQPIALATDKGLLSLDQPATPQRDMMEGDIVMETGDFSELEDYTENLTDTGTDTGVSPEEVWPKSATNETPILDCSLETKATPCNTNQSWSPVYPDDIISNKSQRPILSLTPPLFVPLYSDWNSALATWGFAWEVHIYGLGSVFAALGLISVLCLLGLPLRCPPGSPYFTLLHLFLLATGGTRAFTLLYDAYSHQDRLSALGSLLLSELPLPCLTSAFSLSFLLLSLRSRMHLSLPFSLSLSLPLSALPRPCLLFSLSLLHFGASLGSITLFHVFPSLPVLLLLPQGVFILLCLLLPCSFLLFYCFVQQDTKHVQRLSDGEGEVTGSPVLVGRPSRCPFAEAGEWSRAAGAGVGGSLCLLSCGGLQLYGMLHAMGFGGVSAGAGFQPWPWWGYQLGCRLCEVGVCLSLSIIGTHPLLFCCSNSYSCPWTKPNCNPRPGSWVQLPCASPSGGPSHPIPPSPALPPHYPWSLGQEEKLVVCDVISKRQSEAFPLYTLMDPPSNGLNLHPNPNTHPGQTRASRHPHLPDPPSPPWMPQAGVASQGSSQASLVLDTDSTMYLHPPSPIDLSRSIDQALYSETLFPHSLFSHPRLLHASSSLSLNSPGSHLSQSASQPGHSSADSSLYRTSSCRDVDMSPTRPPQPGCILPGHGDPISPPERWWRGSNSSCMCQESLSGSSQGLFSSPGAGGAHSHPHSTRGQLPSQSSLPRMLPNLSHHRRYRTLSSASQDSWGEGRLAGREDLSESRLLERDLAVQAEFVNVCRQIDALSVCSDTIDL